The Arcanobacterium pinnipediorum genome includes a region encoding these proteins:
- a CDS encoding pseudouridine synthase: MRTPRSVRRSRHRTEVRPALRGGINATPVTLEPGSWRNVGEWIGTRFGELGLELLEAGDVLADGGREISRAEPYVPGMRIWIFRPVPDEPDSPIELSVVADEERFIVVDKPHGMATIPRGSHVAHTVTVAARRQFNDDDLVCAHRLDAETAGLVLLTRKPQWRKPYQTLFERRVVGKKYCAITRDIPGFDTWETVELRLERGYRPLATDVVDGEPNSVTQMRIVARADGLAQWELIPHTGKTHQLRVTLEHVGAPILGDPLYPRLFTKEEEAARDYPLQLHARELSFVDPVDGIERVFTSSARLAQAIVG, encoded by the coding sequence TTGCGTACCCCTCGTTCTGTGCGTCGCTCACGTCACCGTACCGAAGTTCGGCCGGCATTACGTGGCGGGATTAACGCTACTCCAGTAACGTTAGAGCCCGGTTCGTGGCGAAATGTCGGGGAATGGATCGGTACGCGTTTCGGTGAGCTGGGGTTAGAGTTGCTGGAGGCCGGTGATGTTTTGGCCGACGGGGGACGTGAGATATCTCGCGCCGAACCATACGTGCCTGGGATGCGGATATGGATTTTCCGTCCGGTACCCGATGAGCCAGATTCACCGATTGAGCTGAGTGTGGTTGCTGACGAAGAACGATTCATTGTGGTAGACAAGCCCCATGGCATGGCGACGATTCCGCGCGGTTCACATGTAGCACACACGGTCACGGTGGCAGCCCGCCGGCAATTTAACGACGACGACCTGGTGTGCGCCCATCGGTTGGATGCGGAAACCGCTGGGCTGGTGTTGCTTACTCGGAAACCGCAGTGGCGCAAACCCTACCAGACCTTGTTCGAACGCCGAGTAGTGGGGAAGAAGTACTGTGCGATCACCCGCGATATTCCGGGGTTTGATACCTGGGAAACCGTGGAACTGCGCCTCGAGCGCGGATATCGGCCGCTGGCTACCGACGTCGTCGATGGTGAACCGAACTCGGTGACGCAGATGCGAATCGTGGCGCGCGCCGACGGGCTAGCGCAATGGGAGCTTATTCCGCACACCGGGAAAACCCATCAGTTGCGGGTGACGCTTGAGCATGTGGGCGCGCCGATCTTGGGCGATCCGCTTTATCCGCGGCTGTTCACAAAAGAAGAGGAAGCCGCGCGGGACTATCCGCTCCAGCTTCACGCTCGGGAACTGAGTTTCGTAGATCCGGTGGATGGGATAGAGCGGGTGTTTACTAGCTCGGCGCGGTTGGCGCAGGCGATTGTAGGATGA